The region AGTCAGGAGATGATAATGTGCTCAAGCGCATGAACCGATGGTACACGGCAGATGACTATCTCAACATTATCGAAAAGCTTCGCACGAAAGTTCCTGAGATCAAATTCACAACCGACATAATCGTCGGATTCTGCGGTGAAACGGATGAAGAGTTTGCAAACACCGTCAAATTGGCTGAAAAAGTCGGATTTGAAAAAGCATATCTTGCGATGTACTCAGAACGGCCTATGACGGCAGCCACCAAAGTAATGACGGACGATGTACCTCATGCAGTCAAGAAGGACCGCTGGAAAAAACTTGAAAGGATAATCAACGGATATTGATTTACTCTGAACTGAATTCTTACAAAACCTTCACCCAATTCAAGCATGATAGGGTTATCATAGCTGTTATGATGCACCTTCTTTCCTACATAAACCCAATGAAACGCTTAGGTATACGTGAGTATTCTTTTATTTTTCCCTTGGTGACACTTGCTGTCGCAGCTGTCTTAAATGAACTGTATGCTGTTGTACTTCTGCAGGATCCTGAAGCTGTCGGTTCTACTGCTATCTTTGTGTTTTTGTTCTTAATCATATATTTTTCTTTCCATGACGGGAGAAAAGGAGGATTTATCGCAGTAATCGGAACGATCAGTTACTACATATATATTATTTAGGCTCTAGACTAGCACATTAACAATTTGTAATAGTTCATTGTAAAGGATCGATGGGGATTTGCTCCATCTCCATTCACACTCTTTCAAGTGTAATGGAAAGTTTTTCTTTACACCATTGAACTTAACGAGACGTCTTTTACAAAAGGACCAGAATGACTCTATGCCATTGATATGGACCCCTTTTGTATTTGAGAACTCATTTTTCTTGTGATTGATTCTCAAATGTTTGTCATACCCGACATCAACAAGTCCGTTGTATCCGCTCCACGAATCTGAATATACAGTACTGTTCAAGTCAATCTTTCCCTTCATAACAGCATGTAGCGTTCTTCTTTTACAGTTTGGAATGATACGAGTAAATACACGTCCTTGACGCTCATATATCCCAAATACTACCTGCTTAAATGACGTCCCACGACCTCTTTTACTTGACTTGCCTCTCATCCTTCGAGGTCCAAAGTATGATTCATCAATTTCTATCTCACCACCAACATATCG is a window of Candidatus Roizmanbacteria bacterium DNA encoding:
- a CDS encoding IS1595 family transposase codes for the protein MVCNNRPISKYKRKKILWCFAHDLSATQTSGILGLNRNTVNKYYNNIRQLIYHHQVHQMQRYVGGEIEIDESYFGPRRMRGKSSKRGRGTSFKQVVFGIYERQGRVFTRIIPNCKRRTLHAVMKGKIDLNSTVYSDSWSGYNGLVDVGYDKHLRINHKKNEFSNTKGVHINGIESFWSFCKRRLVKFNGVKKNFPLHLKECEWRWSKSPSILYNELLQIVNVLV